In Excalfactoria chinensis isolate bCotChi1 chromosome 3, bCotChi1.hap2, whole genome shotgun sequence, one DNA window encodes the following:
- the B3GNT2 gene encoding N-acetyllactosaminide beta-1,3-N-acetylglucosaminyltransferase 2: MSVGRRRLKLLGILMMVNIFIYVIVEVSKSGSQEKNAEGRVIIPQDNFWRKFTPHKAYWNRQQQKLELLYNPILSLLSNMTVEENLILNSSVLNSCDPDPWVASEVSDFASLPDRFKDFLLYLRCRNYSLIMDQPNKCKHKPFLLLAIKSLIPHFDRRQAIRESWGKEINSGDITVKRVFLLGQTPPEDHFPNLSDMVKFESETHKDILLWNYRDTFFNLTLKEVLFLKWVSSSCADVQFIFKGDDDVFVNTHQILDYLKSLSKDKAKDLFVGDVIKDAGPHREKKLKYYIPESVYEGSYPPYAGGGGFLYSGDLALRLNNASDQVLLYPIDDVYTGMCLQKLGLAPEKHKGFKTFDIEEKYRNNICSYTNLMLVHSRNPQEMIKIWTSLQDPHLNC, encoded by the coding sequence ATGAGTGTTGGACGCAGAAGATTAAAGCTGCTGGGAATTCTGATGATGGTAAACATTTTTATCTACGTGATTGTGGAAGTCTCAAAAAGCGGCAGCCAAGAGAAGAATGCGGAAGGCCGTGTTATTATACCGCAGGACAATTTCTGGAGGAAATTTACTCCCCACAAAGCCTATTGGAACAGGCAGCAACAGAAGCTTGAACTGCTGTACAACCCAATTCTGAGTCTGCTTTCCAATATGACTGTGGAAGAGAACTTGATATTGAACTCAAGCGTTCTCAATTCCTGTGACCCCGACCCGTGGGTGGCTTCAGAGGTTAGTGACTTCGCAAGTTTGCCGGACAGATTCAAAGACTTTCTCCTCTATTTGAGGTGTAGAAATTACTCCTTAATAATGGATCAGCCAAACAAGTGCAAACATAAACCTTTTCTGCTGCTGGCTATTAAGTCACTTATACCACATTTTGATAGAAGGCAAGCAATTAGGGAATCTTGGGGCAAGGAAATAAACTCGGGAGATATAACGGTCAAAAGAGTCTTCTTGCTTGGGCAGACCCCACCGGAGGATCATTTTCCTAACCTGTCAGACATGGTAAAATTCGAGAGCGAAACTCACAAAGACATTCTCCTCTGGAACTACAGAGACACTTTCTTCAACCTGACTCTGAAAGAGGTACTGTTTCTTAAGTGGGTGAGCAGTAGCTGTGCGGACGTccagtttatttttaagggTGATGATGATGTCTTTGTGAATACCCATCAGATCCTGGATTACTTGAAGAGTTTATCAAAGGACAAAGCCAAAGACTTATTTGTAGGCGATGTGATCAAAGATGCTGGACCtcatagagaaaagaaattgaagTACTATATCCCAGAAAGTGTTTATGAAGGTTCGTATCCTCCGTATGCAGGAGGCGGTGGGTTTCTGTACTCTGGTGACCTGGCATTAAGACTGAATAATGCGTCTGACCAGGTACTCCTGTATCCTATTGATGATGTTTATACTGGAATGTGCCTTCAGAAACTTGGGCTTGCTCCAGAAAAACACAAAGGTTTCAAAACATTTGATAttgaagagaaatacagaaataacataTGTTCCTACACAAATTTAATGTTAGTGCACAGTAGAAATCCTCAAGAAATGATTAAGATTTGGACAAGCTTGCAAGATCCACACTTAAACTGCTGA